One Endozoicomonas gorgoniicola DNA window includes the following coding sequences:
- a CDS encoding BCCT family transporter produces the protein MQNTSSSNPIPHTLNPPVFFGSAVLILALVAYTVTFPGHASELFSRMQTSINNNISWFYVLVVALILLCVTFLGISRYGEIKLGPDHAEPDFSFGSWFAMLFSAGMGIGLMFFGVSEPVIHFISPPVGEAGTLDAAREAMTLTFFHWGLHAWAIYAIVALILAFFGYRHELPLTMRSALYPVIGDKIYGPIGNAVDIFAILGTVFGVATSLGLGVMQVNSGLNYLFGLPVTPMVQVVLVIAITALATLSVATGLDKGIRLLSEANLLLAMTLVLLIILLGPTVLLLQMFVQNTGSYLSGIVDKTFNLYAYEGTNWIGGWTLFYWAFWLSWSPFVGMFIARISKGRTIREFVTGVLFVPTGLTFLWMTVFGNTAIYAIMHDTAGQLATVVQQDASLALFTFLEMFPFSEALSFIAILMVVIFFVTSSDSSAMVIDILASNGHDHPPMWQRVFWSILIGAVAMALMLAGGLKTLQAATIASALPFSIILMMSTYGLLRALAIDAAKKESLTQTNLAPVMSQKSVSWQTRINNLVHFPRRAHVNRFSEDVVIPAMEAVAGELISQGINTSVELDQESSAPTLNILHGEETDFSYQVFPRAYLQPSFVLDEEDEEERKYFRAEVFLREGGQDYDIMGWNKEQVIADIVSQYEKHLHFLHMVR, from the coding sequence ATGCAAAACACCTCATCGTCAAACCCCATACCACACACTTTAAATCCGCCCGTATTTTTTGGCTCAGCGGTACTGATACTCGCCCTGGTTGCCTACACCGTTACCTTTCCTGGCCATGCCAGTGAGCTGTTTTCCCGAATGCAGACCAGTATCAACAACAACATCAGCTGGTTCTATGTTCTGGTCGTCGCCCTGATCCTGCTCTGTGTCACCTTCCTCGGCATTTCCCGTTATGGCGAAATCAAGCTGGGACCAGACCACGCGGAACCCGATTTCAGCTTCGGCTCCTGGTTTGCCATGCTGTTTTCTGCCGGTATGGGCATTGGCCTGATGTTCTTCGGGGTATCCGAACCCGTTATACATTTCATCAGCCCACCGGTGGGCGAAGCGGGTACGCTGGACGCTGCCAGAGAGGCAATGACGCTGACGTTCTTCCACTGGGGCCTGCATGCCTGGGCCATTTACGCCATTGTTGCCCTGATACTGGCATTTTTCGGCTATCGCCATGAACTGCCCCTGACCATGCGCTCCGCACTTTATCCGGTTATTGGCGACAAAATTTATGGCCCCATCGGTAACGCCGTCGATATTTTTGCCATTCTGGGTACGGTATTCGGCGTTGCCACCTCGCTGGGGCTGGGTGTGATGCAGGTCAACTCTGGTCTTAATTATCTGTTTGGCCTGCCCGTCACACCGATGGTACAGGTCGTACTGGTTATTGCCATTACTGCACTGGCTACTCTATCCGTTGCCACCGGCCTTGATAAAGGTATTCGCCTTCTTTCTGAAGCCAACCTGCTGCTGGCGATGACCCTGGTTCTGCTGATCATTCTCCTGGGGCCTACGGTACTGCTATTGCAGATGTTTGTGCAGAATACCGGTAGCTACCTGTCCGGTATCGTCGATAAAACTTTTAACCTCTACGCCTATGAAGGCACTAACTGGATAGGCGGCTGGACCCTGTTCTACTGGGCATTCTGGCTGTCATGGTCTCCCTTTGTCGGTATGTTCATTGCCCGTATTTCCAAAGGCCGGACCATTCGTGAATTTGTTACCGGCGTCCTTTTTGTACCAACCGGCCTGACCTTTTTGTGGATGACGGTGTTCGGTAATACCGCTATCTACGCCATTATGCACGACACCGCCGGACAACTGGCCACCGTCGTTCAGCAGGACGCCTCTCTGGCACTGTTTACGTTTCTGGAGATGTTCCCATTCTCTGAAGCGCTCTCGTTTATCGCCATTCTGATGGTGGTCATTTTTTTCGTCACTTCGTCCGACTCCAGCGCCATGGTGATTGATATTCTGGCGTCCAACGGTCATGACCATCCACCCATGTGGCAAAGGGTTTTCTGGTCCATCCTGATCGGTGCGGTAGCAATGGCGCTAATGCTGGCCGGCGGACTGAAGACACTGCAGGCAGCAACTATTGCCAGTGCCCTGCCGTTCTCCATTATTCTGATGATGTCAACCTATGGACTGCTCAGGGCTCTGGCTATTGACGCCGCCAAAAAAGAGAGCCTGACCCAGACTAACCTGGCTCCCGTTATGTCGCAGAAATCCGTATCCTGGCAAACCCGCATTAACAACCTGGTTCATTTCCCGCGCCGGGCTCATGTCAATCGCTTTAGTGAAGATGTCGTTATCCCTGCCATGGAAGCCGTTGCTGGCGAGCTGATCAGCCAGGGGATCAATACATCGGTTGAGCTGGATCAGGAATCCAGCGCACCGACCCTGAATATCCTGCATGGTGAGGAAACCGATTTCAGCTACCAGGTATTTCCAAGAGCCTACCTGCAGCCAAGTTTTGTTCTGGATGAAGAAGACGAGGAAGAGCGTAAATACTTCCGTGCAGAAGTGTTCCTCAGGGAAGGTGGGCAGGATTATGACATTATGGGCTGGAATAAAGAGCAGGTCATTGCTGATATTGTCAGCCAGTATGAAAAGCACCTGCACTTTCTGCACATGGTGCGGTAA